Proteins encoded in a region of the Inquilinus sp. KBS0705 genome:
- a CDS encoding SusC/RagA family TonB-linked outer membrane protein, translated as MRSRFILIVVFNILAIGVSNAQTRISLNLRSVDFKKALTAIEKQSNYHFVYSERKIPADKKVTITVKNEEVLNVLDKIFINTGFTYNELANNLIVIVPIGDQVFTGRITGEVTDENNVPLPAATIQIKQTSYTTLTDANGDFMIDAPDSAVLVISYIGYNTQEVTVNGSSNIDIKLSPAGNALTEVVVTALGLKKEERRLGYAVAQLNGNEVAETREATFINALAGKVAGLTVQSPPNGAGGSSRVILRGYSSFSGSNQPLYVIDGIPINSSTKENTDDNLKIYGGTDPGDGLSSINPDDIESISILKGASAAALYGGSAQAGVILITTKKALKSPGVGITFNTNTALEKMVPYQDLQYEYGRGNNGALYTAADNISNSNFLTGLSWGVPFAGQSALGADGSVSLYKPQTAKERFDKFFRTGFSTTNTLAFTKTTDNNSFRVSVSQTKNNAPNIVTGYERYNSVFRFLQDFGKKLHADMKVDLSRTIRLNAPLLRGDDRGSFAKYFIRSDNTTDISFLDKKDMNGNYLYTYTNPYIQNQKVLNNQTQNRGLASANLMYDITDHLHATLTSGIDYVVTDGLFVNYPNNKNGSGAIYNTTIKQQRSDVRAILNYDRNFTNFSVSAFAGTEFQKATFNSLSLIGYDLADPNLINLGNVTVGQPVQVSIPRSKTNSLFAETQIGYKNYLFLEVTARNDWYSALTSSKPGFVNHIFYPSANLSFVFTDAIKTDPAILSSGKLRLAVGQTGSNPNPNQTDLTFKFTPTVNGIPGQEISNASLPPLSLRPETTTETEIGTELKLLKDRLFIDFAWYNKTSKNFLLPITLPIATGFVSTYQNAGAMTNKGIELLVTGTALRADDFAWDISVNYAKNKNMVTQLNNALQTNGVAFYYNIKAKAGYPLGSIFGTPERRDANGQLLYKAISADGSGINNAVVVDKGALSYDANGNALRASNGSLLVNNEVYLGSANPDWSGGITNTFKYKNFRLSVVIDGQFGGKVYEDGARWASFFGNTKWTLQGRDGKYIPQGQVNIGTDAAPNYVNNTLPYSPYQQYNAGGTLAYYTDEMSVFSRTFIKFRQITFSYTLPKKLLGNSPVKSATLSLIGRNLFYIRKDLPIFDPEASDSIGNGFGYDTGGLPVSRTYGFNLNVSF; from the coding sequence ATGCGATCAAGATTTATATTAATAGTAGTATTTAATATTTTGGCTATTGGTGTAAGCAATGCACAAACAAGGATATCCTTAAATTTAAGATCGGTTGATTTTAAGAAGGCATTAACAGCAATTGAAAAGCAAAGCAATTACCATTTTGTATACAGCGAACGTAAAATACCCGCCGATAAAAAGGTAACCATTACTGTAAAGAACGAGGAAGTACTAAACGTTTTAGATAAAATATTTATAAATACCGGCTTTACTTATAACGAATTAGCCAACAATCTGATCGTTATTGTGCCGATTGGCGACCAGGTGTTTACAGGCCGTATTACAGGCGAGGTAACCGACGAAAACAATGTACCCCTGCCCGCTGCCACTATTCAAATCAAACAAACATCGTACACTACATTAACCGATGCTAACGGCGATTTTATGATAGATGCGCCCGATAGTGCGGTGCTGGTTATTAGCTATATTGGCTACAACACCCAGGAGGTAACCGTAAACGGCAGCTCGAACATTGATATAAAGTTGTCACCTGCCGGCAATGCGTTAACAGAGGTTGTGGTTACGGCCCTCGGGTTAAAAAAGGAAGAAAGAAGACTTGGCTATGCTGTGGCGCAATTAAATGGCAACGAAGTTGCTGAAACTCGCGAAGCTACCTTTATAAACGCTTTAGCAGGTAAGGTAGCCGGCCTAACCGTACAATCGCCGCCTAATGGGGCCGGTGGCTCGTCAAGGGTTATTCTTCGTGGCTATTCTTCATTTTCGGGTTCAAATCAACCACTTTATGTGATTGATGGTATACCCATAAACAGCAGCACAAAAGAAAACACCGACGACAACCTGAAAATATATGGTGGCACCGACCCTGGTGATGGCCTATCGTCTATTAACCCCGATGATATAGAATCGATAAGTATACTTAAGGGTGCTTCGGCAGCGGCTTTGTATGGGGGTAGCGCGCAGGCAGGCGTAATTTTAATCACTACAAAAAAGGCCTTAAAAAGCCCCGGCGTTGGTATAACTTTTAATACTAATACCGCACTGGAAAAAATGGTACCCTACCAAGATCTGCAATACGAATATGGCCGGGGCAACAACGGCGCGCTATATACTGCGGCAGACAATATTAGCAATAGTAATTTTTTAACCGGGTTATCATGGGGGGTGCCATTTGCAGGCCAATCTGCCTTGGGTGCTGATGGTTCCGTTAGCCTTTACAAACCACAAACAGCTAAAGAACGCTTTGACAAGTTTTTTAGAACAGGCTTTAGCACAACAAATACACTTGCTTTTACAAAAACAACCGATAACAATAGCTTCAGGGTATCGGTATCGCAAACAAAAAACAACGCGCCTAATATTGTTACAGGGTACGAACGTTACAATAGCGTATTTAGATTTTTGCAGGATTTTGGTAAAAAACTGCATGCCGATATGAAAGTCGACCTGTCGCGTACCATACGATTAAACGCACCGTTGCTAAGGGGTGATGATCGCGGATCGTTTGCCAAATACTTCATACGATCAGATAACACTACCGATATATCTTTTTTGGATAAAAAAGATATGAATGGTAATTACTTGTACACCTATACTAACCCCTATATTCAAAATCAAAAAGTGCTTAACAACCAAACGCAAAACAGGGGTTTAGCTTCGGCGAATTTGATGTATGATATTACCGATCACTTGCATGCTACGCTAACATCAGGCATTGATTATGTGGTTACCGACGGCTTATTTGTAAATTATCCCAACAATAAAAACGGCAGTGGTGCCATATACAACACCACCATTAAACAACAGCGAAGCGATGTACGGGCGATATTAAATTACGATAGGAATTTTACAAATTTTAGCGTAAGCGCCTTTGCAGGAACCGAATTTCAAAAAGCCACTTTTAACTCCTTATCTCTTATTGGATATGACCTTGCCGACCCTAATTTGATCAATCTTGGTAATGTTACCGTCGGTCAACCTGTCCAGGTGTCTATACCCCGGTCTAAAACAAACTCGCTATTTGCCGAAACACAAATAGGCTATAAAAATTATCTTTTTTTAGAGGTTACTGCCCGTAACGATTGGTACTCGGCTTTAACATCCTCAAAGCCGGGCTTTGTCAATCATATTTTTTATCCATCGGCTAATTTGAGCTTTGTTTTTACTGATGCTATAAAAACAGACCCAGCTATACTTTCTTCAGGTAAGTTAAGGCTTGCGGTTGGCCAAACAGGCAGTAACCCCAATCCCAATCAAACAGATCTTACCTTTAAATTCACACCAACGGTTAACGGTATACCCGGGCAGGAAATTAGCAATGCATCTTTACCCCCTCTATCCTTAAGGCCCGAAACCACCACCGAAACAGAAATTGGAACAGAATTAAAATTGCTTAAAGACCGCCTTTTTATTGACTTTGCCTGGTACAATAAAACATCGAAAAACTTTTTGTTGCCAATTACCCTCCCAATAGCAACGGGCTTCGTTTCAACCTATCAAAATGCCGGGGCCATGACCAATAAGGGTATTGAGTTACTGGTAACCGGCACAGCCTTAAGGGCTGATGACTTCGCCTGGGATATTAGCGTAAATTATGCTAAGAACAAAAATATGGTTACCCAACTTAACAATGCTTTGCAAACTAATGGCGTAGCCTTTTATTACAATATAAAAGCTAAAGCAGGCTATCCGCTTGGGTCTATATTCGGTACGCCCGAACGCAGGGATGCAAATGGGCAACTATTGTATAAAGCCATTAGTGCCGATGGCAGTGGTATAAATAACGCGGTAGTAGTTGATAAAGGCGCTTTAAGTTACGATGCAAACGGCAATGCACTGCGTGCATCAAACGGTTCGCTTTTAGTTAATAACGAGGTTTACCTGGGCAGTGCCAACCCCGACTGGTCTGGCGGAATAACCAATACCTTTAAATACAAAAATTTTAGGCTGAGTGTAGTTATCGACGGGCAATTTGGCGGCAAGGTATACGAGGATGGTGCACGATGGGCATCATTTTTTGGCAATACAAAATGGACCTTACAGGGGCGCGATGGTAAGTATATACCACAGGGGCAGGTAAATATTGGCACCGATGCAGCACCAAATTATGTGAACAACACCTTACCATACAGCCCATACCAGCAATACAACGCTGGTGGTACATTGGCTTATTATACCGATGAAATGTCGGTATTTAGCCGCACGTTTATTAAATTCAGGCAAATTACCTTTTCATATACGCTACCTAAAAAGTTGCTTGGCAACTCGCCTGTTAAAAGCGCTACATTATCGCTCATTGGCCGTAACCTTTTTTACATCCGTAAAGATCTACCCATATTTGACCCTGAAGCGTCTGATAGTATTGGCAATGGTTTTGGATACGATACAGGTGGATTGCCCGTTAGCCGGACTTATGGTTTTAATTTAAATGTTAGTTTTTAA
- a CDS encoding glycosyl hydrolase has protein sequence MKILLYSLLSFVLLAGYTNTGRAQQTQAYLNPQLKDGERVKDLLSKLTLTEKALLLGYRNKPIERLNIPAYNWWNEGLHGVARAGEATVFPQAIALAATFNPGLVKQIGDVISTEARAKYNLAIAKNNHGQYVGLTYWSPNINIFRDPRWGRGQETYGEDPFLTSRIGLSYVEGMQGDILGHYKISATAKHFVAHSGPEYNRDYFNAVVSEQDLRNTYLYAFHKLVKGGVSSVMTAYNSVDGIPNSVNGNLLQNILRKEWGFTGYIVTDCGALDDVYTTHKYIKTRTEAAAAAIKAGINLDCSSVLETDVVEAVKQKLLTDKDVDAALTPVLLTQIKLGFYDDPKLSPYYTFGADSIHNAYHTNLTREAAQQSMVLLENKNNLLPLKTNQYNSIMVVGPNAASLDALVGSYHGVSSNMVNFVEGITSAVDKSTRVEYDLGAGENDTTHFGGTWAAGNADITIAVIGLTPVNEGEAGDAFLSPSGGDKKTLSLPASHIAFMKALRKDVKNKPVIAVVTAGSDVDIAAITPYADAVILAWYPGEQGGNALADLIFGKVAPSGRLPLTFYNSVNDLPAFDNYSMQNRTYRYFKGKVQYPFGYGLNYTTFKYEAGGAVNKAYKANESIAVTFNVTNTGKAPGIETAQAYIVYPDNKNLPAQELKNFKKVSLSPGESKTVVLNIPVSELQKWDAVKHKFRLYPGTYAIKVGSNSADEAILQKFVIK, from the coding sequence ATGAAAATACTTTTATACAGTTTACTATCTTTTGTTTTGTTAGCGGGTTATACCAATACGGGCCGGGCACAACAAACACAGGCTTACCTGAATCCGCAATTAAAAGATGGTGAAAGGGTTAAAGATCTTTTAAGTAAACTAACCCTTACCGAAAAAGCATTACTGCTTGGCTACCGAAATAAACCAATTGAACGCTTAAACATACCCGCCTACAACTGGTGGAACGAGGGCCTGCACGGCGTTGCACGCGCGGGCGAAGCAACTGTTTTTCCGCAGGCTATAGCTTTGGCGGCTACTTTTAACCCGGGGCTTGTAAAGCAAATTGGAGATGTGATATCTACAGAGGCGCGTGCAAAGTACAACCTGGCTATCGCAAAAAATAACCATGGCCAATATGTTGGGCTTACTTACTGGTCGCCGAATATTAACATCTTCCGCGACCCGCGCTGGGGCCGAGGGCAGGAAACGTATGGTGAGGACCCCTTTTTAACCAGCCGTATAGGGCTATCGTATGTAGAGGGGATGCAAGGAGATATTTTGGGGCATTATAAAATATCGGCCACAGCCAAGCATTTTGTGGCGCACAGCGGCCCCGAGTATAACCGCGATTATTTTAACGCTGTAGTAAGCGAGCAGGATCTGCGTAATACCTACCTGTACGCCTTTCATAAATTAGTTAAAGGTGGGGTTTCAAGCGTAATGACCGCTTATAACAGCGTTGATGGCATACCAAACTCGGTTAACGGTAACCTGCTGCAAAACATTTTAAGGAAAGAATGGGGCTTTACAGGTTACATAGTTACCGATTGCGGCGCTTTAGACGATGTTTACACCACGCACAAATACATTAAAACCCGTACCGAAGCCGCTGCCGCGGCAATAAAAGCGGGCATTAACCTGGATTGCTCCAGCGTATTAGAAACCGATGTTGTTGAAGCCGTAAAGCAAAAGCTACTTACCGATAAAGATGTAGACGCTGCCTTAACACCTGTGCTGCTTACACAAATTAAGCTCGGCTTTTATGATGACCCTAAGCTTTCCCCCTACTATACTTTCGGGGCCGATAGTATACATAATGCTTATCATACCAACCTTACCAGGGAAGCAGCACAGCAAAGCATGGTACTGCTGGAGAACAAAAACAACCTGTTGCCATTAAAAACAAATCAATATAACAGTATAATGGTTGTTGGCCCCAATGCGGCTTCTTTAGATGCATTAGTAGGCAGTTACCATGGTGTAAGCTCGAACATGGTAAACTTTGTTGAAGGCATTACGTCAGCGGTTGATAAAAGTACCCGCGTTGAGTATGATTTAGGTGCCGGAGAAAATGATACTACCCACTTTGGCGGCACCTGGGCAGCAGGAAACGCAGACATAACTATTGCTGTAATAGGCCTTACACCGGTAAACGAAGGCGAGGCCGGTGATGCATTTCTATCCCCATCTGGCGGTGACAAAAAAACCTTGAGCTTACCCGCAAGCCACATTGCTTTTATGAAAGCTTTACGTAAAGATGTTAAAAATAAGCCTGTTATTGCTGTGGTAACCGCCGGCAGCGATGTTGATATTGCCGCTATTACCCCCTATGCCGATGCGGTGATATTAGCATGGTATCCCGGCGAGCAGGGTGGCAACGCGTTGGCCGACCTTATATTTGGCAAGGTTGCCCCATCGGGCAGGTTGCCTTTAACCTTTTATAACTCAGTAAACGATTTGCCCGCCTTTGATAACTACAGCATGCAAAATCGCACTTACAGGTATTTTAAAGGGAAAGTACAATATCCGTTTGGCTATGGGCTAAATTATACCACGTTTAAATATGAGGCCGGCGGCGCTGTAAATAAAGCGTATAAAGCTAATGAAAGCATTGCTGTAACCTTTAATGTTACCAATACCGGCAAAGCACCAGGTATTGAAACCGCGCAGGCTTATATTGTTTACCCTGATAATAAAAACCTGCCGGCACAAGAGCTAAAGAATTTCAAGAAGGTATCACTAAGCCCCGGCGAAAGCAAAACGGTTGTATTGAATATCCCTGTTAGCGAATTACAAAAATGGGATGCTGTAAAACACAAGTTCAGGTTATATCCCGGCACTTACGCTATAAAAGTTGGAAGCAACTCGGCAGATGAGGCCATTTTACAAAAATTCGTTATTAAATAA
- a CDS encoding AraC family transcriptional regulator yields the protein MKPQLLKLSQNVIHSFSARRDIMPNINNRWHYHPELELVYFKKGYGEQFVGDNISTFTNGDIVLIGANLPHYWKFDESFFNKEEGITADISVVHFDQHFWGEAFINLPENINIKNVLELAKRGIKITDANHQQIGGLIEKILSAEGTRKIILLIEALLAIGECNQVTELASIGFSHNFQEPEGNRIQDIYNYSISNFKNKITLDEIAAVANISPKSFCKYFKSRSRKTYSRFINEIRVGHACKLLIEDKLHVKEICYESGFYNFASFHKYFKHITGKSPLSYQKTFKDY from the coding sequence ATGAAACCACAGTTACTAAAGTTATCACAAAACGTAATACATTCCTTTAGTGCACGCCGGGATATAATGCCCAATATCAATAACCGTTGGCATTATCACCCCGAATTAGAGCTGGTTTATTTTAAAAAGGGCTACGGCGAACAATTTGTTGGCGATAACATCAGCACTTTTACTAATGGCGATATTGTATTAATAGGCGCTAACCTGCCGCATTACTGGAAATTTGATGAAAGTTTTTTTAACAAAGAAGAAGGTATAACTGCCGACATCAGCGTGGTACATTTCGACCAGCATTTTTGGGGCGAAGCGTTCATCAACTTACCCGAAAATATTAATATTAAAAACGTGCTGGAATTGGCCAAACGAGGTATTAAAATTACCGACGCCAATCATCAGCAAATAGGCGGGCTGATTGAAAAAATACTGTCTGCAGAGGGCACCCGCAAAATTATCTTACTTATTGAAGCACTACTGGCAATTGGCGAATGTAACCAGGTTACAGAATTGGCTTCTATAGGCTTTAGCCATAATTTTCAGGAGCCTGAAGGTAACCGTATACAGGATATTTATAATTACTCTATCTCTAACTTTAAAAATAAGATAACATTAGATGAGATAGCAGCAGTAGCCAATATCAGCCCTAAATCTTTTTGCAAGTACTTTAAATCGCGAAGCCGTAAAACCTATTCGCGTTTTATTAACGAAATAAGGGTTGGCCATGCCTGTAAGCTGTTAATTGAGGATAAGCTGCATGTTAAAGAGATTTGTTACGAAAGCGGTTTTTACAATTTTGCCAGCTTCCATAAATACTTTAAACATATTACGGGTAAAAGCCCGCTGAGCTATCAAAAGACGTTTAAAGACTATTAG
- a CDS encoding FecR family protein: MGNDKFIELVTKHLSGDISQNESAELKNAISNNVDYKHQYDALCMYWDHKDDEYTDDAIAFQKIKDKISKLDDSDSDAALPFISPARSTKQLYFWRIAAGLLLVTSFSYFIYRFTSKQNQDLSANNWQQQTTINGAKSVLILTDGTKVTLNSHTTLKYPAKFDGATREVTLTGEAYFDVKKDHAHPFIIHTAKMNVKVLGTAFNVKSYPNEPESETTLIRGAIEVTLNDRPSDRIILKPNEKLIVKNSSTAKQSANIKQAPAGSLADSQYVLTTLTYLHQNDSTVSETAWLNNRFFFNNDTFEVLAVKMERWYGVNIEFKNQAAKQYSFTGVFENDTVVQALEALKRIEKFNYKISKSTVYIY, from the coding sequence ATGGGCAACGACAAATTTATTGAACTGGTTACTAAACATCTTTCCGGTGATATCAGTCAGAATGAAAGTGCGGAACTAAAAAATGCCATTAGCAACAATGTTGATTACAAGCATCAATATGATGCACTGTGTATGTATTGGGATCATAAAGACGATGAATACACTGATGATGCCATCGCCTTCCAAAAAATAAAAGACAAAATAAGCAAGCTGGATGACTCCGATAGCGATGCTGCACTACCTTTTATTAGCCCTGCCCGTTCAACAAAACAACTCTATTTTTGGCGCATAGCTGCCGGCTTATTACTTGTCACCTCGTTCTCGTATTTTATTTACCGCTTTACAAGTAAACAGAATCAGGACCTATCAGCAAATAACTGGCAGCAGCAAACAACCATTAACGGAGCAAAATCGGTGCTTATACTTACCGATGGTACTAAGGTTACCCTAAACTCGCATACTACGCTTAAATACCCTGCTAAGTTTGATGGCGCAACACGGGAGGTAACTTTAACCGGCGAAGCTTATTTTGATGTAAAAAAGGACCATGCACACCCTTTTATTATACATACTGCTAAAATGAACGTAAAGGTTTTAGGTACCGCTTTTAACGTAAAATCGTACCCGAACGAACCTGAAAGCGAAACTACCCTGATAAGGGGCGCTATAGAGGTAACGCTTAACGACAGGCCATCTGACCGTATTATTTTAAAGCCTAACGAAAAGTTAATTGTTAAAAATAGCAGCACTGCAAAACAAAGCGCCAATATAAAACAAGCACCTGCCGGTAGCCTGGCCGATAGCCAATATGTTTTAACTACCCTTACCTATTTGCATCAAAACGATAGTACAGTATCAGAGACCGCCTGGTTAAATAACCGTTTCTTTTTTAATAACGATACTTTTGAAGTGCTGGCCGTAAAAATGGAAAGATGGTATGGCGTAAACATCGAGTTTAAGAACCAAGCTGCAAAGCAATATAGTTTTACAGGTGTTTTTGAAAACGATACCGTTGTACAAGCATTAGAAGCATTAAAACGGATAGAAAAATTCAATTATAAAATATCCAAATCAACGGTTTATATCTATTAG